In one Nitrospirota bacterium genomic region, the following are encoded:
- a CDS encoding DivIVA domain-containing protein produces the protein MRITPLDIQQKQFPVKFRGFDVEEVYAFLEVIREEMEDLLRENASLKEHHHRSEAQLQEFRDMENTLRETLMTAQQMVEDYKTNARKEAELILREAELKADTLIKDAQERVVKIHEDIVDLKGIRRHFKEELKRLIESHVRMLEFDEVRESEEESAAGSLESEIQGD, from the coding sequence ATGAGAATTACACCCCTTGATATTCAGCAGAAACAGTTTCCCGTTAAGTTCAGGGGATTTGATGTTGAGGAGGTTTATGCCTTTTTAGAGGTGATCCGTGAGGAGATGGAAGACCTCTTGAGGGAGAACGCCTCATTGAAGGAGCATCACCACAGGTCAGAGGCCCAGCTGCAGGAGTTCAGGGATATGGAGAACACCCTCCGTGAGACACTTATGACTGCCCAGCAGATGGTGGAGGATTATAAGACAAACGCGAGGAAAGAGGCCGAATTGATATTAAGGGAGGCCGAGCTCAAGGCTGATACCCTTATAAAGGATGCCCAGGAAAGGGTTGTAAAGATACACGAGGATATTGTGGATCTGAAGGGTATTAGGAGGCATTTCAAGGAAGAACTCAAGAGGTTGATAGAGAGCCACGTCCGGATGCTTGAGTTTGATGAGGTAAGAGAGTCAGAGGAAGAGAGTGCTGCGGGGTCATTAGAGAGTGAAATACAGGGCGATTAA
- a CDS encoding YggT family protein: MFILGNLFIAVGNILDILLSIYMWVIIISALITWVNPDPYNPIVRFLYRATEPVLSPIRRKLGIYGGMDFSPLIVILGIVFARYFIVRSLIELGYRLKGGML, encoded by the coding sequence ATGTTTATCCTTGGTAATCTCTTTATAGCAGTGGGTAATATCCTTGATATTCTGCTGAGTATCTATATGTGGGTGATTATTATCTCCGCCCTCATAACCTGGGTTAATCCCGATCCGTACAACCCGATTGTCAGATTCCTCTACAGGGCGACAGAACCGGTCCTAAGCCCGATAAGGAGGAAGCTTGGTATATATGGCGGCATGGATTTCTCGCCCCTGATAGTGATACTCGGAATTGTTTTTGCCAGATATTTCATTGTAAGGAGTCTGATTGAACTTGGTTATAGACTGAAAGGAGGCATGTTATGA
- the proC gene encoding pyrroline-5-carboxylate reductase, with the protein MIGFIGGGNMAEAIINGLLGASGDRIIVADKRKERLDYLKKRYRVKTTADNREVLSASDVVILAVKPADIGDVTAEIRDGVTDRHLVVSIAAGIKLEYLCGRLKTKRLFRVMPNAPAFAGEGMSVVSPLEGTRKKDLKTVVDIFRSVGEVLVLSEDKMDAVTALSGSGPAFFAYFVESMAEAGVRMGLSASDALALTLQTASGTIKMLKQGQTPAELKEMVTSPGGTTAEGLYRLEKNSLKAAVKEAVEAAARRAEELSGRQ; encoded by the coding sequence GTGATAGGCTTTATCGGTGGCGGCAATATGGCAGAGGCGATAATAAACGGACTCCTTGGTGCATCCGGAGACAGGATAATAGTAGCAGATAAAAGGAAAGAGAGACTGGATTACCTGAAGAAGAGATACAGGGTAAAGACAACTGCTGACAACAGGGAAGTGCTGTCAGCATCAGATGTTGTTATCCTTGCAGTAAAACCCGCGGATATCGGGGATGTTACTGCTGAGATACGAGATGGGGTTACAGACAGACACCTTGTTGTCTCGATTGCCGCAGGAATAAAACTCGAATATCTTTGCGGGAGGCTGAAGACTAAAAGACTCTTCAGGGTGATGCCTAATGCCCCTGCCTTTGCTGGAGAGGGGATGAGCGTTGTCTCCCCCCTGGAGGGGACAAGGAAGAAGGACTTGAAGACAGTTGTGGATATATTCAGGAGCGTAGGAGAGGTGCTGGTGCTGAGTGAAGACAAGATGGATGCGGTAACGGCCCTTAGCGGGAGTGGCCCTGCCTTTTTTGCGTATTTTGTTGAATCGATGGCAGAGGCCGGTGTGAGGATGGGGTTGAGCGCCTCTGATGCCCTTGCCCTTACCCTGCAGACCGCCTCAGGAACAATAAAGATGCTGAAGCAGGGGCAGACGCCTGCAGAATTAAAAGAGATGGTGACCTCTCCGGGCGGAACCACTGCCGAGGGTCTTTACAGACTTGAAAAAAACTCTCTGAAGGCTGCCGTAAAAGAGGCTGTCGAGGCTGCTGCAAGGCGGGCAGAAGAGTTAAGCGGGAGGCAATAG